One region of Vespa crabro chromosome 15, iyVesCrab1.2, whole genome shotgun sequence genomic DNA includes:
- the LOC124429288 gene encoding FACT complex subunit Ssrp1, producing the protein MDFLEYPDVIAEVKGAMTPGRLKLTDQHIIFKNQKTGKVEQISASDMEMVNYQKFIGTWGLRIFLKNGTLHRFRGFKEGDQEKIAKFFSVNYKKDMLEKELSLKGWNWGTAKFNGSVLSFDVGNHTAFEIPLYDVSQCNTGKNEVTLEFHQNDDAPVSLMEMRFHIPISDSADQDPVEAFHQQVMEKASVISVSGDAIAIFREIQCLTPRGRYDIKIFQSFFQLHGKTFDYKIPMSTVLRLFLLPHKDNRQMYFVVSLDPPIKQGQTRYHYLVLLFNQEEETSIELPFSEKELKEKYEEKLTKELSGPTYEVLGKVMKVIINRKLTGPGHFLGHSGTPAIGCSFKAAAGYLYPLERGFIYVHKPPIHIRFEEITSVNFARGGGSTRSFDFEIELNTGVVHTFSSIEKEEYGKLFDFITSKKLRVKNRGKSDKLNYDNDFGDSDQEDEPDAYLARVKAEAQERDGDENQDSEEESTDEDFNPNQDESDVAEEYDSDPKSSESEEDSDGSNSSQKKEKKEKKSKSAKTISEKPRKPRKSKKEKDTNKPKRPATAFMLWLNSARDQIKAENPGIAVTEIAKKGGEMWRELKDKSEWEQKATKAKKEYSAAMKEYEASGGKSKEKKEKEKEKEKEKDKKKKESKKDMSPSKLMSGSSFKSKEYISEDESSSEGESSTEKRSEKMKHSDNESDSEKE; encoded by the exons ATGGACTTTTTAGAATATCCTGATGTTATTGCAGAGGTTAAGGGTGCAATG ACACCTGGAAGATTAAAATTAACTGAtcaacatattatatttaaaaatcaaaaaactGGAAAAGTTGAACAGATATCAGCTAGTGATATGGAAATGgtaaattatcaaaaatttataGGAACTTGGGGTTTGcgtatatttttgaaaaatggaACCCTGCATAGGTTTAGAGGATTTAAAGAAGGG gacCAAGAGAAAATAGCAAAATTTTTCTcagtaaattataaaaaagatatgctGGAAAAGGAACTTAGTTTGAAAGGTTGGAATTGGGGTACAGCTAAATTCAATGGATCTGTCTTAAGCTTTGATGTTGGAAATCATACAGCATTTGAAATTCCATTATATGATGTTTCACAGTGTAATACAGGGAAAAATGAAGTAACACTGGAGTTTCATCAA AACGATGACGCTCCTGTTAGTTTGATGGaaatgagatttcatattcCTATTAGCGATAGTGCAGATCAAGATCCTGTAGAAGCATTTCATCAACAAGTTATGGAAAAAGCCTCTGTTATTAGTGTCAGTGGTGATGCCATTGCTATCTTTAGAGAAATCCAGTGTCTTACACCACG TGGTCGTTatgacataaaaatatttcaatcgtttTTTCAACTTCATGGTAAAACGTTTGATTATAAGATTCCTATGTCTACAGTTCTTAGACTATTCTTACTACCTCATAAGGACAATAGACAAATGTATTTTGTG GTCAGTTTAGATCCACCTATTAAGCAAGGTCAAACTAGATATCATTACCTGgtcttattatttaatcaagaagaagaaacttcTATTGAATTACCATTTTCTGA aAAGGaactgaaagaaaaatatgaagaaaaattgacaaaAGAATTATCTGGACCCACATATGAGGTACTTGGAAAAGTAATgaaagttattatcaatagaaAATTAACTGGACCTGGTCATTTTCTTGG TCATTCTGGAACTCCTGCAATAGGATGTTCATTTAAAGCGGCTGCAGGATATTTATATCCTTTAGAGAGAGGCTTTATATATGTTCATAAACCACCTATACATATACGCTTTGAAGAAATAACATCAGTCAATTTCGCACGTGGTGGTGGTTCCACACGTTCTTTTgactttgaaattgaattaaatacaGGTGTAGTTCATACATTCAGcagtatagaaaaagaagaatatggtaaactttttgattttatcacTTCAAAGAAATTGAGGGTCAAGAACAGAGGCAAGAgt GACAAATTGAATTATGACAACGATTTTGGAGATAGCGATCAAGAAGATGAACCTGATGCATACTTGGCTAGAGTTAAAGCTGAAGCACAAGAGAGAGATGGCGATGAAAACCAGGATTCTGAAGAAGAATCTACAGATGAAGATTTTAATCCTAATCAg GATGAAAGTGATGTAGCCGAAGAGTATGATAGTGATCCTAAGAGTTCTGAAAGTGAGGAAGATTCTGATGGATCAAATAGTagtcaaaagaaagagaaaaaagaaaagaaatctaaaTCAGCTAAAACAATA TCTGAAAAGCCAAGGAAACCACGtaaatcaaagaaagaaaaagacactAACAAACCAAAACGGCCAGCAACAGCTTTTATGTTATGGTTAAATAGCGCTCGTGATCAAATTAAAGCAGAAAATCCAGGTATTGCAGTTACAGAAATAGCCAAAAAAGGTGGTGAAATGTGGAGAGAATTGAAAGATAAATCT GAATGGGAACAAAAAGCGACAAAAGccaaaaaagaatattcggCAGCAATGAAAGAATATGAAGCAAGTGgtggaaaaagtaaagaaaagaaagagaaagaaaaagagaaagagaaagagaaagacaaaaagaaaaaagaatctaaaAAAGATATGTCACCTAGTAAACTTATGTCTGGATCTTCTTTCAAAAGTAAGGAGTATATCAGTGAAGATGAATCCAGTAGTGAAGGTGAAAGTTCAACAGAAAAG AGATCTGAAAAGATGAAACATTCGGATAATGAAAGTGACagtgaaaaagaatag
- the LOC124429481 gene encoding cyclic AMP-dependent transcription factor ATF-6 alpha has product MLITQDPQWNGVAASELQMFPELDFLDDNSLLPDDLFQSLSSELGIPLLPDEVSQDYCKNYDENTEENIKSCNTFEDFDSCFTQQDKDPEITEGNTEIKLEPVSPGTHLPLSSSPSHSESSGSEWQQEIISNLSSTDLKFTLETPPISPPYVSPPISPSTVTPTPFVQQVQLIPINTQETKNTKYKIANENPAKRVCIQPKGNTQVTQGDEQLQKTIILSAQDFAVLAQKAKQNQTYPLKLQSLSLHKPIKIRGPLNFQSTSLNHIKTENNGVKLQQQNNVKIINALPNLHVSTGGESIVNVPNTSVIVNNENANHTSIVVKNEPVGCDSIVIKKGTSNCTPIVIKNEIPVFNNLSGKQECEMKALKRQQRMIKNRESACLSRKKKKEYVCSLEKQISQLQEENNKLKSENIALKQRLSTLEDTIISNNKLGNVNLNVNKKNAAILLGMILMVSLNLNGLVGIFPHSKRLDSMSTDIPAITPNVRHGRSLLWANPDTRIEEELGNDFNKNKSMHHPMCPMYINQSESIRLDYELRRWIGGESDRDNWTTPTKTELNKKLLGELLLPKSSIEKKTVYNKNRYLRKIKSKDMHKMNNIHTSNVNAVEVFSPILSEHASLFEALGRKDDTFYVVWFSGEHLLLPASRKNNTSRPKMALVLPAVPLNENYSTPANHITMMQIDCEVTNTQLLHLQQSVIPFHLRKNSKSENSSSQTQTANGVSDATTVNVTRTHKPYFIKENDPYVLDTKNLRETYTQRSKENYHNKDMTYLLKEKFVTGFGLENIKSDNYESIKNTNERKTDIFKLKNIGHH; this is encoded by the exons ATGTTGATAACTCAAGATCCACAATGGAACGGCGTCGCGGCATCGGAACTTCAGATGTTTCCAGAGCTTGATTTTTTGG ATGACAATTCTCTTCTTCCTGATGATTTGTTTCAAAGTCTAAGTTCTGAATTAGGAATTCCTCTTTTACCTGATGAAGTATCTCAggattattgtaaaaattacgatgaaaatacagaagaaaatataaaatcttgtaATACTTTTGAGGATTTTGATTCGTGTTTTACTCAACAAGATAAag atcCAGAAATTACCGAGGGAAATactgaaataaaattagaacCTGTAAGTCCTGGTACGCATTTACCTCTCTCTTCTAGTCCAAGTCATTCAGAATCTAGTGGATCTGAGTGGCAAcaagaaataatatctaatcttTCATCAACAGATTTAAag ttcACATTAGAAACACCACCAATTTCACCACCATATGTTTCTCCCCCAATATCACCATCAACTGTAACACCTACACCTTTCGTCCAACAAGTACAATTAATACCTATTAATAcacaagaaacaaaaaatacaaagtaTAAAATTGCCAATGAAAATCCTGCAAAACGTGTTTGTATTCAACCAAAGGGTAATACTCAAGTTACACAAGGTGAtg AACAACTTCAAAAGACTATAATATTAAGTGCTCAGGATTTTGCTGTTTTAGCACAAAAGGCAAAACAAAATCAGACATATCCTTTGAAGCTacaatcattatcattacatAAACCAATTAAAATACGTGGCCCATTAAATTTTCAGTCTACATcattaaatcatataaaaacagaaaataatgGAGTTAAATTACAGCAgcaaaataatgtaaaaattattaatgcatTACCTAATCTTCATGTATCGACTGGAGGAGAATCCATAGTTAATGTTCCCAATACTTCcgtaattgtaaataatgaaaatgctAATCATACCTCTATTGTTGTAAAAAATGAACCAGTGGGATGTGATtcaattgttataaaaaaaggaacatcAAATTGTACTcctattgttataaaaaatgaaattccaGTTTTTAATAATCTCTCTGGTAAGCAAGAATGTGAAATGAAAGCTTTAAAGAGACAacaaagaatgataaaaaatcgaGAATCTGCTTGTCtttcacgaaagaaaaaaaaagaatacgttTGCTCTTTAGAAAAACAGATTTCTCAACTTCAAGAGGAAAATAACAAACTTAAATCT GAAAATATAGCTTTGAAACAAAGGCTATCAACATTAGAAGACACAATTATATCTAACAACAAACTTGGAAATGTTAATCTTAATGTGAACAAGAAAAATGCTGCTATCCTTTTAGGAATGATTTTAATGGTATCTCTTAATCTTAATGGTCTAGt AGGCATATTTCCACATAGCAAAAGATTGGATAGTATGTCAACAGATATACCAGCAATTACACCAAATGTTAGACATGGTAGAAGTTTGCTATGGGCAAATCCTGATACACGTATTGAAGAAGAACTtggaaatgattttaataaaaataagtcaaTGCATCATCCTATGTGTCCTATGTATATTAATCAGAGTGAATCAATACGTTTAGATTACGAGTTACGGCGGTGGATTGGTGGAGAGTCTGATCGTGATAATTGGACTACACCGACAAAGactgaattaaataaaaaattattaggaGAACTTCTTTTACCAAAATCATctatagagaaaaaaacagtatataacaagaatcgttatttacgaaaaataaaatcaaaagataTGCATAAGATGAACAATATTCATACATCAAATGTTAATGCAGTTGAAGTATTTTCTCCAATTCTCAGTGAACATGCTTCTTTATTTGAAGCTTTAGGAAGAAAAGATGATACTTTCTATGTAGTATGGTTCAGTGGTGAACACTTATTATTACCAGcttcaagaaaaaataacacatCTAGACCAAAAATGGCATTGGTTCTTCCTGCTGTTCCTTTGAATG aaaattattcaacTCCTGCAAATCACATTACAATGATGCAAATCGATTGTGAAGTAACAAATACTCAATTATTACATCTACAACAATCTGTCATACCTTTCCATTTACGTAAGAATAGTAAATCAGAAAATAGCAGTAGTCAGACTCAAACTGCTAATGGTGTGTCAGATGCCACAACAGTTAATGTAACCAGAACCCATAAACCATATTTTATAAAGGAAAATGATCCTTATGTACTTGATACAAAAAATTTGAGGGAAACTTATACTCAAAGATCTAAGGAAAATTATCACAACAAAGATATGActtatcttttaaaagaaaaatttgttactGGATTTGGtttggaaaatataaaaagtgataattatgaaagtattaaaaatacaaatgaaagaaaaacagatattttcaaattaaaaaatattggccatcattaa
- the LOC124429363 gene encoding sulfiredoxin-1: MVFLRTVQHIQLSILSLKRLSSKMDKVGTSIHSSVDAEVFDVPMSVIIRPFPPDVNEEKVKSLINTLNNSETESLVPPIDILWIKGSEGGDYYYSFGGCHRYTAHKQIGRQFIKAKLIKSTITDLRSYLGNSTPDLK; this comes from the exons ATGGTGTTTCTTCGGACGGTACAGCATATACAactgtcgatattatctttgaaacgtttat CATCTAAAATGGATAAAGTTGGTACCAGTATACATTCTAGTGTGGATGCTGAAGTATTTGATGTTCCTATGAGCGTAATTATTAGACCATTTCCTCCAGATGTTAATGAAGAGAAAgttaaaagtttaataaataCTTTGAACAACTCAGAAACAGAATCTTTAGTACCACCAATTGATATATTATGGATTAAAGGCAGCGAAG gtggtgattactattattcttttggTGGTTGTCATCGATACACAGCTCATAAACAGATTGGCAGGCAGTTTATAAAagcaaaattaattaaatctacAATAACAGATTTGCGGAGCTATCTTGGAAATTCTACGCCTGATCTGAAGTAG